From the Patescibacteria group bacterium genome, the window ATCGCTTCCACCACATCCTGGACATAGCAGAAACACCGCGATTGTTTGCCGCTTCCGTAAATTGTAATGTTCTTGTTGCTCAAAGCCCGCTGCACAAAATTGGGGACCACCATACCGTACTGTCCAGTTTGACGAGGTCCAACGACATTAAAAAAGCGTGCGATGACTACTGGTAATCCTCGCTCCCTGTAATACGAGAAGGCCATAAACTCATCAATGGCCTTCGAAGCTGCATACCCCCAACGGGAAATATGTGTAGGCCCCTGCAGACGATCGTCTGTCTCTTTAAAACTCCCACGCTGACCGTTCTTCCCATATACCTCCGAAGTTGAAACAATAAAAACTTTTCGCTTCTTTTTATTTGCAGCCGCTAGGACATTCTCCGTTCCCTGGATATTCACCTGTAATGATCGCATTGGGTGATCAATGATTGTTCGGACGCCAACTGCCGCTGCTAAATGGTAGACATCATCAACAAGGTCAACATACTTACCAACTACTTTAGTATTTAGCACTGAATCAATCTCATAGTGAAAATGTGGGTTCTTCTCAAGATGTGCAATATTTTCGAATTTTCCTGTAGATAGATCATCCAACACATACACATCCTGACCGAGGCGCAACAGGTGATCGGCTAGATGGCTTCCAATAAAGCCCGCACCCCCGGTTATCAAACTTCGATGAGTTCGGGCAATAGCTACCTTAGGT encodes:
- a CDS encoding GDP-mannose 4,6-dehydratase; this encodes MKKNIPKVAIARTHRSLITGGAGFIGSHLADHLLRLGQDVYVLDDLSTGKFENIAHLEKNPHFHYEIDSVLNTKVVGKYVDLVDDVYHLAAAVGVRTIIDHPMRSLQVNIQGTENVLAAANKKKRKVFIVSTSEVYGKNGQRGSFKETDDRLQGPTHISRWGYAASKAIDEFMAFSYYRERGLPVVIARFFNVVGPRQTGQYGMVVPNFVQRALSNKNITIYGSGKQSRCFCYVQDVVEAMAKLMASPRAVGELFNLGTGEEITIEGLAKKVKTLTKSKSLITRIPYEKAYDGGFEDMMRRKPNISKVRKYIRWQPHTSLTQTLQNVITHFKNEQ